The following proteins come from a genomic window of Coffea arabica cultivar ET-39 chromosome 11c, Coffea Arabica ET-39 HiFi, whole genome shotgun sequence:
- the LOC113717216 gene encoding DNA polymerase lambda isoform X1: MAPRRSTPAITNKTKKKAKSPLSDPQGMFSGMVVHLIESGVQARRLQIWKHRLEQLGAKIEDDFSKNVTHVFAINLDTLIQKVDLELVKRLKTIVLSYQWLEDSLREGKKVLEESYILSLERGGGDKISNTAEETFPKLLNDVHSGASETLQRKKIRISPMDLADTNVKNTVKLEENAVPESPDSSSGSYVSMHSLSPEITDPSIDAQHKTVLTSDSALLYSPPDLNRNITEIFGRLINIYRALGDDRRSFSYHKAILVIEKLPFKIESVEQVKHLPGIGKSMLDHIQEIVTTGKLSKLEHFEKDEKVKTISLFGEIWGIGPATALKLYEKGHRTLDDLKNEESLTNAQRLGLKYFDDIRKRIPRHEVEEMGHLLKKAGDDVLPGVEIVCGGSYRRGKASCGDLDILITHPDGKSHVGFLPQYVKHLKDMKFLREDLVFRVHSEEGTDSGVDTYFGLCTYPGRELRHRIDFKVYPRDIHAFGLIAWTGNDVLNRRLRLLAESKGFRLDDTGLFPATRGSGGQRGKGSASLKLRTEKEVFDFLGFPWLEPHERNL, from the exons ATGGCGCCAAGGAGAAGCACTCCTGCTATTACTAATAAGACGAAGAAGAAGGCTAAATCTCCGCTGTCCGATCCTCAAGGAATGTTCTCCGGGATGGTTGTTCACTTAATCGAAAGCGGAGTTCAGGCCCGTCGGTTACAG ATTTGGAAGCACCGATTAGAGCAATTGGGGGCGAAAATAGAGGATGATTTCTCGAAAAATGTTACGCATGTGTTTGCTATAAACTTAGATACATTGATTCAAAAAGTTGATCTTGAACTCGTAAAGCGCTTGAAAACG ATAGTTCTCAGTTATCAGTGGCTTGAAGACAGCttgagagaaggaaaaaaagtacTTGAAGAATCATATATTCTGTCATTGGAGAGAGGAGGAGGTGACAAGATAAGTAACACTGCAGAAGAAACTTTCCCCAAACTCTTGAATGATGTCCATTCTGGTGCTAGTGAAACATTACAGCGAAAAAAGATCAGAATTTCGCCAATGGATCTTGCAGATACAAATGTGAAGAACACTGTCAAATTGGAGGAAAATGCAGTACCTGAGTCACCTGATTCTTCAAGTGGTTCATATGTCTCTATGCATTCTTTAAGTCCTGAAATCACTGACCCATCAATTGATGCTCAACACAAGACT GTTTTGACTTCAGACTCAGCCTTGCTTTACAGTCCTCCTGATTTAAACAGGAATATAACTGAGATATTTGGGAGGCTTATAAACATATATAGAG CTCTTGGTGACGATCGGAGGTCATTTAGCTATCACAAAGCCATTCTTGTGATTGAAAAGCTGCCTTTCAAAATTGAGAGTGTGGAACAGGTTAAACACTTACCTGGTATTGGCAAGTCAATGCTAGATCAT ATTCAGGAGATAGTGACAACTGGGAAGCTATCCAAGTTGGAGCACTTTGAGAAGGATGAAAAG GTCAAGACAATTAGTTTGTTTGGAGAAATATGGGGAATTGGTCCAGCCACTGCTTTGAAGCTTTATGAAAAAGGCCACCGAACTTTGGATGACCTGAAAAATGAGGAGTCATTGACAAATGCACAGAGGTTGGGGTTGAAGTACTTTGATGATATCAGAAAAAGGATTCCAAGGCATGAG GTTGAAGAGATGGGACATCTTCTAAAGAAAGCTGGAGATGATGTTTTGCCTGGG GTAGAAATTGTTTGTGGAGGATCTTATCGACGGGGAAAGGCTTCTTGTGGGGATTTGGACATATTAATTACTCATCCTGATGGTAAAAG TCATGTAGGCTTTCTCCCACAGTATGTGAAGCACCTGAAAGACATGAAGTTCTTGAGAGAAGATTTGGTCTTTAGAGTTCACAGCGAAGAG GGTACAGATTCAGGAGTGGACACTTACTTTGGCCTTTGCACTTACCCTGGACGAGAATTGCGGCACCGCATAGACTTCAAG GTTTATCCAAGGGACATCCATGCATTTGGATTGATAGCTTGGACGGGGAATGACGTATTGAACAGGAG GTTGAGACTACTGGCAGAATCCAAGGGTTTCCGATTGGATGATACAGGGTTATTTCCAGCTACTCGTGGCTCTGGTGGCCAACGG GGTAAAGGTAGTGCCAGTTTGAAACTTCGGACAGAAAAAGAGGTCTTTGATTTCCTTGGCTTTCCTTGGCTTGAACCGCATGAAAGAAATTTATAA
- the LOC113717216 gene encoding DNA polymerase lambda isoform X2 — MAPRRSTPAITNKTKKKAKSPLSDPQGMFSGMVVHLIESGVQARRLQIVLSYQWLEDSLREGKKVLEESYILSLERGGGDKISNTAEETFPKLLNDVHSGASETLQRKKIRISPMDLADTNVKNTVKLEENAVPESPDSSSGSYVSMHSLSPEITDPSIDAQHKTVLTSDSALLYSPPDLNRNITEIFGRLINIYRALGDDRRSFSYHKAILVIEKLPFKIESVEQVKHLPGIGKSMLDHIQEIVTTGKLSKLEHFEKDEKVKTISLFGEIWGIGPATALKLYEKGHRTLDDLKNEESLTNAQRLGLKYFDDIRKRIPRHEVEEMGHLLKKAGDDVLPGVEIVCGGSYRRGKASCGDLDILITHPDGKSHVGFLPQYVKHLKDMKFLREDLVFRVHSEEGTDSGVDTYFGLCTYPGRELRHRIDFKVYPRDIHAFGLIAWTGNDVLNRRLRLLAESKGFRLDDTGLFPATRGSGGQRGKGSASLKLRTEKEVFDFLGFPWLEPHERNL; from the exons ATGGCGCCAAGGAGAAGCACTCCTGCTATTACTAATAAGACGAAGAAGAAGGCTAAATCTCCGCTGTCCGATCCTCAAGGAATGTTCTCCGGGATGGTTGTTCACTTAATCGAAAGCGGAGTTCAGGCCCGTCGGTTACAG ATAGTTCTCAGTTATCAGTGGCTTGAAGACAGCttgagagaaggaaaaaaagtacTTGAAGAATCATATATTCTGTCATTGGAGAGAGGAGGAGGTGACAAGATAAGTAACACTGCAGAAGAAACTTTCCCCAAACTCTTGAATGATGTCCATTCTGGTGCTAGTGAAACATTACAGCGAAAAAAGATCAGAATTTCGCCAATGGATCTTGCAGATACAAATGTGAAGAACACTGTCAAATTGGAGGAAAATGCAGTACCTGAGTCACCTGATTCTTCAAGTGGTTCATATGTCTCTATGCATTCTTTAAGTCCTGAAATCACTGACCCATCAATTGATGCTCAACACAAGACT GTTTTGACTTCAGACTCAGCCTTGCTTTACAGTCCTCCTGATTTAAACAGGAATATAACTGAGATATTTGGGAGGCTTATAAACATATATAGAG CTCTTGGTGACGATCGGAGGTCATTTAGCTATCACAAAGCCATTCTTGTGATTGAAAAGCTGCCTTTCAAAATTGAGAGTGTGGAACAGGTTAAACACTTACCTGGTATTGGCAAGTCAATGCTAGATCAT ATTCAGGAGATAGTGACAACTGGGAAGCTATCCAAGTTGGAGCACTTTGAGAAGGATGAAAAG GTCAAGACAATTAGTTTGTTTGGAGAAATATGGGGAATTGGTCCAGCCACTGCTTTGAAGCTTTATGAAAAAGGCCACCGAACTTTGGATGACCTGAAAAATGAGGAGTCATTGACAAATGCACAGAGGTTGGGGTTGAAGTACTTTGATGATATCAGAAAAAGGATTCCAAGGCATGAG GTTGAAGAGATGGGACATCTTCTAAAGAAAGCTGGAGATGATGTTTTGCCTGGG GTAGAAATTGTTTGTGGAGGATCTTATCGACGGGGAAAGGCTTCTTGTGGGGATTTGGACATATTAATTACTCATCCTGATGGTAAAAG TCATGTAGGCTTTCTCCCACAGTATGTGAAGCACCTGAAAGACATGAAGTTCTTGAGAGAAGATTTGGTCTTTAGAGTTCACAGCGAAGAG GGTACAGATTCAGGAGTGGACACTTACTTTGGCCTTTGCACTTACCCTGGACGAGAATTGCGGCACCGCATAGACTTCAAG GTTTATCCAAGGGACATCCATGCATTTGGATTGATAGCTTGGACGGGGAATGACGTATTGAACAGGAG GTTGAGACTACTGGCAGAATCCAAGGGTTTCCGATTGGATGATACAGGGTTATTTCCAGCTACTCGTGGCTCTGGTGGCCAACGG GGTAAAGGTAGTGCCAGTTTGAAACTTCGGACAGAAAAAGAGGTCTTTGATTTCCTTGGCTTTCCTTGGCTTGAACCGCATGAAAGAAATTTATAA
- the LOC113717216 gene encoding DNA polymerase lambda isoform X3: protein MAPRRSTPAITNKTKKKAKSPLSDPQGMFSGMVVHLIESGVQARRLQIWKHRLEQLGAKIEDDFSKNVTHVFAINLDTLIQKVDLELVKRLKTIVLSYQWLEDSLREGKKVLEESYILSLERGGGDKISNTAEETFPKLLNDVHSGASETLQRKKIRISPMDLADTNVKNTVKLEENAVPESPDSSSGSYVSMHSLSPEITDPSIDAQHKTVLTSDSALLYSPPDLNRNITEIFGRLINIYRALGDDRRSFSYHKAILVIEKLPFKIESVEQVKHLPGIGKSMLDHIQEIVTTGKLSKLEHFEKDEKVKTISLFGEIWGIGPATALKLYEKGHRTLDDLKNEESLTNAQRLGLKYFDDIRKRIPRHEVEEMGHLLKKAGDDVLPGVEIVCGGSYRRGKASCGDLDILITHPDGKSHVGFLPQYVKHLKDMKFLREDLVFRVHSEEGTDSGVDTYFGLCTYPGRELRHRIDFKVYPRDIHAFGLIAWTGNDVLNRRRSSGQASLPLF, encoded by the exons ATGGCGCCAAGGAGAAGCACTCCTGCTATTACTAATAAGACGAAGAAGAAGGCTAAATCTCCGCTGTCCGATCCTCAAGGAATGTTCTCCGGGATGGTTGTTCACTTAATCGAAAGCGGAGTTCAGGCCCGTCGGTTACAG ATTTGGAAGCACCGATTAGAGCAATTGGGGGCGAAAATAGAGGATGATTTCTCGAAAAATGTTACGCATGTGTTTGCTATAAACTTAGATACATTGATTCAAAAAGTTGATCTTGAACTCGTAAAGCGCTTGAAAACG ATAGTTCTCAGTTATCAGTGGCTTGAAGACAGCttgagagaaggaaaaaaagtacTTGAAGAATCATATATTCTGTCATTGGAGAGAGGAGGAGGTGACAAGATAAGTAACACTGCAGAAGAAACTTTCCCCAAACTCTTGAATGATGTCCATTCTGGTGCTAGTGAAACATTACAGCGAAAAAAGATCAGAATTTCGCCAATGGATCTTGCAGATACAAATGTGAAGAACACTGTCAAATTGGAGGAAAATGCAGTACCTGAGTCACCTGATTCTTCAAGTGGTTCATATGTCTCTATGCATTCTTTAAGTCCTGAAATCACTGACCCATCAATTGATGCTCAACACAAGACT GTTTTGACTTCAGACTCAGCCTTGCTTTACAGTCCTCCTGATTTAAACAGGAATATAACTGAGATATTTGGGAGGCTTATAAACATATATAGAG CTCTTGGTGACGATCGGAGGTCATTTAGCTATCACAAAGCCATTCTTGTGATTGAAAAGCTGCCTTTCAAAATTGAGAGTGTGGAACAGGTTAAACACTTACCTGGTATTGGCAAGTCAATGCTAGATCAT ATTCAGGAGATAGTGACAACTGGGAAGCTATCCAAGTTGGAGCACTTTGAGAAGGATGAAAAG GTCAAGACAATTAGTTTGTTTGGAGAAATATGGGGAATTGGTCCAGCCACTGCTTTGAAGCTTTATGAAAAAGGCCACCGAACTTTGGATGACCTGAAAAATGAGGAGTCATTGACAAATGCACAGAGGTTGGGGTTGAAGTACTTTGATGATATCAGAAAAAGGATTCCAAGGCATGAG GTTGAAGAGATGGGACATCTTCTAAAGAAAGCTGGAGATGATGTTTTGCCTGGG GTAGAAATTGTTTGTGGAGGATCTTATCGACGGGGAAAGGCTTCTTGTGGGGATTTGGACATATTAATTACTCATCCTGATGGTAAAAG TCATGTAGGCTTTCTCCCACAGTATGTGAAGCACCTGAAAGACATGAAGTTCTTGAGAGAAGATTTGGTCTTTAGAGTTCACAGCGAAGAG GGTACAGATTCAGGAGTGGACACTTACTTTGGCCTTTGCACTTACCCTGGACGAGAATTGCGGCACCGCATAGACTTCAAG GTTTATCCAAGGGACATCCATGCATTTGGATTGATAGCTTGGACGGGGAATGACGTATTGAACAGGAG GAGATCTTCCGGTCAGgcttcccttccccttttctaA